In one window of Helianthus annuus cultivar XRQ/B chromosome 17, HanXRQr2.0-SUNRISE, whole genome shotgun sequence DNA:
- the LOC110923614 gene encoding pectinesterase translates to MTMIGAFVGAKTYTGSNDDGLIATSNKAVESLCQHTDYKRSCVKSLAHVNNTYDPKELMKVAFKSAIKELQIAIDSSYTLSALAEDHRTSMALDLCIEALNASIDDLKRSLEKLDKFYVTKTEEYVGDLKIWLSGSLTYQETCREGFENTKGETGQKMKKLLSLGWKLTSNGLAMVDAVGGVQLTRFSHGLENKGPDNDAWWVKRMRLDVDLKAFHNMVSVAQDGSGMFRTIMDAVRAAPKKNKRPYVIYIKEGIYNEHVEIPRHLNHVVLYGEGPTKTRITGNINHDDGVRTYKTATVAVNGDQFLAMDIGFENTAGPEKHQAVALRVSGDMAIFHNCAIDGYQDTLYTHSYRQFYRECNITGTIDFVFGDAAAVFQNCMMIVKKPLDNQQCMVTAQGRKDRHSKGALILQGCIITADQEFWATKPMPKSYLGRPWKVFARTIIMQSFIDQNIEPEGWAPWDGSFALDTCYFGEFNNIGPGANTAKRVTWKGFKKISLAEAVSYTPQKYIQGDLWIKTSSIPYDPGLM, encoded by the exons ATGACGATGATCGGCGCATTCGTTGGCGCTAAAACATACACTGGTTCCAACGACGATGGTCTGATTGCAACGAGCAACAAGGCCGTGGAATCACTTTGCCAACACACCGATTACAAGCGATCATGTGTAAAGAGTCTTGCACATGTAAACAACACATATGACCCAAAAGAGCTCATGAAGGTAGCTTTTAAATCCGCAATAAAAGAACTACAAATCGCCATTGATAGTTCTTACACACTAAGCGCATTAGCCGAAGATCATAGAACATCAATGGCACTAGATCTATGCATAGAGGCTCTCAACGCCTCCATAGATGACCTCAAAAGATCATTAGAAAAGCTAGACAAATTCTACGTTACAAAGACAGAAGAATATGTTGGTGATCTCAAGATATGGCTCAGTGGTTCGTTAACATATCAAGAAACATGTCGCGAAGGTTTCGAGAACACAAAAGGTGAAACTGGCCAGAAGATGAAGAAGTTATTGAGCTTGGGTTGGAAACTCACTAGTAACGGGCTCGCAATGGTTGACGCTGTTGGGGGGGTTCAGTTAACAAGGTTTAGTCATGGACTCGAAAACAAGGGCCCGGATAACGATGCATGGTGGGTGAAGCGGATGCGGCTTGATGTTGATTTGAAAGCCTTCCATAATATGGTTAGTGTGGCTCAGGATGGTTCGGGAATGTTTAGGACCATAATGGATGCGGTTAGGGCAGCGCCTAAAAAGAACAAGCGACCCTATGTTATATACATCAAGGAAGGTATTTACAATGAGCATGTTGAAATCCCGCGCCATCTTAACCATGTTGTCTTATATGGCGAAGGTCCAACCAAAACTAGAATTACCGGAAACATAAATCATGATGATGGAGTTCGCACTTACAAGACCGCTACCGTTG CTGTGAATGGAGATCAGTTCTTGGCAATGGACATAGGATTCGAGAACACGGCGGGACCAGAAAAACATCAAGCAGTCGCCCTTCGTGTCTCGGGTGACATGGCCATTTTTCACAACTGTGCCATTGACGGATACCAAGACACCCTTTACACGCACTCATACCGCCAGTTTTACCGCGAATGCAACATCACAGGGACCATAGATTTCGTGTTTGGTGACGCAGCAGCCGTCTTCCAAAACTGCATGATGATTGTAAAAAAACCTCTTGACAATCAACAGTGCATGGTGACAGCCCAAGGCCGAAAGGACCGACACTCAAAAGGTGCATTAATCCTTCAGGGATGCATTATTACAGCTGATCAAGAATTTTGGGCCACGAAGCCGATGCCTAAATCCTACCTTGGTCGGCCATGGAAAGTGTTCGCGAGAACTATCATCATGCAGTCGTTTATCGATCAGAACATCGAGCCTGAAGGGTGGGCACCGTGGGATGGATCATTTGCTCTAGACACGTGTTATTTTGGTGAGTTTAACAACATAGGACCAGGGGCTAATACCGCGAAACGTGTTACATGGAAGGGGTTCAAGAAGATAAGCCTAGCAGAGGCTGTTAGTTACACCCCACAAAAATACATCCAAGGAGATTTATGGATCAAGACATCTAGTATTCCTTATGATCCTGGACTCATGTAG